A stretch of the Bremerella alba genome encodes the following:
- a CDS encoding HlyD family secretion protein, with protein sequence MIALFIILYVTGIWLFYIKMKVKPTPVNLAVSAVIGIVAVGAIVIFWQFSAPTTSQLVVTRHTIQIVPQVKGHIAKIEAKPNVPLIKGKDILFEIQKNPFQFAVNQSKAAVSAAEKTVEQLQAGLKVADATIQESMASLEAAKADLAAKEDANERSPGAVSALELTELRAKVAASEAGVDKSNAAKEVSAFSLQTAQQQVALAEAQLDTTQFNLEQCTYYAPADGFVTNWQVREGAMAVPLPFSPMGTFVDTSDVDVVGVFSQNVLKNVASGDRVEVALKNHPGQVFTGTVDSVIQGSGEGQFVTSGKLLDAASVHSSGKFAVKIALDDRELAKTLPMGTAGMATIYTQKGKPFQIISTVTVRIKAWMYYLLPM encoded by the coding sequence ATGATTGCCTTGTTTATCATTTTGTATGTGACGGGGATTTGGCTCTTCTATATTAAGATGAAGGTCAAACCGACGCCAGTGAATCTAGCTGTATCTGCCGTGATTGGGATTGTCGCGGTTGGTGCGATCGTGATCTTTTGGCAATTCTCGGCACCAACCACTAGCCAACTAGTGGTTACGCGGCACACGATTCAAATCGTGCCGCAAGTGAAAGGACACATTGCCAAGATCGAGGCCAAGCCCAACGTTCCACTAATCAAAGGAAAGGATATCCTGTTCGAGATTCAAAAGAATCCTTTCCAGTTCGCGGTAAACCAGAGCAAAGCGGCCGTTAGTGCAGCCGAGAAAACCGTTGAGCAACTACAAGCGGGCCTTAAAGTTGCGGATGCAACCATCCAAGAGTCGATGGCCAGCCTCGAGGCCGCCAAGGCAGACTTGGCGGCTAAGGAAGATGCCAACGAACGTTCGCCAGGTGCTGTGAGCGCCTTGGAGCTTACCGAGCTTCGCGCCAAGGTTGCGGCCTCGGAAGCTGGCGTCGACAAATCGAACGCGGCCAAAGAAGTGTCTGCGTTTTCCTTGCAGACGGCTCAGCAGCAAGTCGCCCTCGCTGAGGCCCAACTCGATACAACCCAGTTCAATCTCGAGCAATGTACCTATTACGCGCCGGCCGATGGTTTTGTTACTAACTGGCAAGTGCGCGAAGGGGCGATGGCCGTGCCGCTGCCGTTCTCGCCGATGGGAACGTTTGTCGATACGTCCGATGTCGATGTGGTAGGTGTGTTCAGTCAAAACGTCCTTAAGAACGTTGCTTCGGGAGATCGAGTTGAAGTTGCGTTGAAGAATCACCCAGGGCAGGTGTTCACAGGCACCGTCGATTCGGTGATTCAAGGTAGCGGGGAAGGCCAGTTCGTGACTTCTGGAAAGTTGTTGGATGCTGCCAGCGTTCATTCCAGCGGAAAGTTTGCCGTTAAGATTGCACTCGACGATAGAGAACTCGCCAAGACGCTGCCCATGGGAACTGCCGGAATGGCAACCATCTACACCCAAAAAGGAAAGCCTTTTCAAATCATTAGTACTGTCACTGTTCGGATAAAGGCCTGGATGTACTATCTCCTGCCGATGTAA
- a CDS encoding DUF3302 domain-containing protein, with amino-acid sequence MDFATLFAWFVIAVLFFVVVAAIVAVGSLPGRLARQRNHPHADAINAASWIGLALGGIAWPIAFVWAFIPFGNEASAGNDEVETLRKQVAQLQAELSSLKNASA; translated from the coding sequence ATGGATTTCGCCACTCTGTTTGCCTGGTTTGTTATCGCGGTGCTGTTTTTTGTGGTTGTCGCCGCGATTGTTGCCGTGGGATCTCTCCCGGGTCGTCTTGCCCGGCAGCGAAATCATCCCCATGCCGATGCTATTAATGCGGCGAGTTGGATCGGGCTGGCGTTGGGGGGGATTGCCTGGCCGATTGCGTTTGTGTGGGCGTTTATTCCTTTCGGCAATGAGGCTTCCGCAGGTAATGACGAAGTGGAAACGCTGCGAAAGCAAGTCGCCCAGCTTCAGGCTGAACTCTCTTCATTGAAGAACGCATCGGCATAA
- a CDS encoding class I SAM-dependent methyltransferase, with product MAAKDFGAIETDYAFFMSHATEAKSDVQEYARQLARFADNRSVVHLLDFGCGTGEFSRQLLETLAWPTASLYLTLFEPVDHQQETAAERLSRFSDHAIASLGEASYDQRPTFDIILSNHVLYYAEDLGQTVAQLLERLHPEGKMLLAIAGSENALIKLWKVGFGLLDQPIPFYIAQDVETILAVHNVCVDNSPSHYQLRFPDSEENRWKILRFLFGDYLRQIPREKLLEEFDPYVRQDHIEINTFSEHFVVQRNSET from the coding sequence ATGGCAGCGAAAGACTTTGGCGCGATAGAAACGGATTACGCGTTTTTCATGTCGCATGCCACCGAGGCAAAAAGTGACGTTCAGGAATATGCCCGCCAATTGGCACGATTTGCGGACAACCGATCGGTCGTTCACCTGCTTGACTTTGGTTGCGGTACCGGAGAGTTCAGCCGGCAATTGCTAGAGACTCTAGCATGGCCCACCGCATCGTTGTATCTGACTCTCTTTGAACCGGTCGATCATCAACAGGAAACGGCAGCCGAACGTTTATCTCGTTTCAGCGATCATGCGATTGCGAGCCTGGGGGAAGCCTCGTACGACCAGCGGCCGACTTTCGATATCATCCTTTCCAATCATGTTCTTTACTACGCCGAAGACCTGGGGCAGACCGTCGCACAGCTATTGGAACGTTTGCATCCCGAAGGCAAAATGCTTTTGGCGATTGCAGGGTCGGAGAACGCCTTGATCAAGCTGTGGAAAGTTGGCTTTGGCTTGCTCGACCAGCCGATTCCCTTTTACATCGCCCAGGACGTGGAAACGATACTTGCCGTCCACAATGTTTGCGTTGATAATTCTCCCTCGCATTACCAACTTCGCTTTCCAGACAGCGAAGAGAACCGCTGGAAGATTCTGCGTTTCCTTTTCGGAGACTACTTGCGACAGATTCCCCGCGAAAAACTACTCGAAGAATTCGATCCGTACGTTCGTCAAGATCACATCGAGATCAACACGTTCAGCGAACACTTCGTGGTGCAGCGGAATTCAGAAACGTAA
- a CDS encoding DUF1501 domain-containing protein, whose translation MNWLQEQTRRHFFRNCGVGIGKIALASLLAQSSEALAEEPSPFTPKPTHFPAKAKRVIYLFMAGAPSQLELFDYKPKLAEMEGKPIPPSVIDGQRYAFIQPDAAVLGPRFKFARHGQCGAELSEMLPGLSKVVDDIAIVRSVYTDHFNHSPAQLFCNTGNGVPGRPSMGSWLSYGLGNEADDLPSFVVLKSGGSLSGGAAMWNAGFLPSVHQGVPFRGLGDPILHVSNPPGYDQRAQRDSLDLIRHLNGKQLEEIGDPEIRTRMEAYEMAFRMQSRAPELMDYSQESQETLDLYGADPKDPKSEFATNCLMARRLAERGVRFVQVYHAGWDHHSNVEGGIRSQAKQTDQACAALVEDLRRRGMLDDTLIVWGGEFGRTPMVEASAALGRSKGRDHHPQAFSMWMAGGGIKPGLSFGKTDELGFNVVENKVHVHDVQATILKCLGIDHSKLTFRHRGLNFKLTGVEEHHPIEELLV comes from the coding sequence ATGAACTGGCTACAAGAACAAACGCGCCGGCACTTCTTCCGTAACTGCGGTGTAGGAATTGGCAAGATAGCATTGGCGTCGCTCCTGGCTCAATCGAGCGAAGCCCTGGCTGAAGAGCCCAGCCCATTCACGCCCAAGCCGACGCACTTTCCGGCGAAGGCCAAGCGGGTCATCTACCTGTTCATGGCCGGCGCACCGAGTCAGTTAGAGCTGTTCGATTATAAACCCAAGCTGGCCGAGATGGAGGGGAAGCCGATTCCGCCTTCGGTGATTGACGGTCAGAGGTATGCGTTCATTCAGCCGGACGCGGCAGTGCTTGGTCCACGTTTTAAATTTGCTCGTCACGGCCAGTGCGGTGCGGAACTCTCAGAGATGCTGCCTGGCTTGTCCAAGGTCGTCGATGACATCGCAATCGTGCGATCGGTTTATACCGACCATTTCAATCATTCTCCGGCTCAACTCTTTTGCAACACTGGTAACGGTGTGCCTGGGCGGCCGAGCATGGGGTCTTGGCTCAGCTATGGCTTGGGCAACGAAGCCGACGACTTGCCCTCGTTTGTGGTGCTTAAGAGTGGCGGCAGTCTCAGTGGCGGAGCCGCTATGTGGAACGCCGGTTTCCTGCCGTCGGTTCATCAGGGCGTGCCGTTTCGTGGTTTAGGAGATCCGATCTTGCACGTTAGCAATCCGCCAGGCTACGACCAACGAGCACAACGCGATTCTTTGGACCTGATCCGCCATCTTAACGGCAAACAGCTTGAAGAGATCGGCGATCCTGAAATTCGCACGCGTATGGAAGCCTATGAGATGGCCTTTCGCATGCAGTCCCGGGCCCCGGAGCTAATGGACTATTCGCAAGAGTCTCAAGAGACACTGGATTTATACGGGGCCGATCCCAAAGACCCAAAGAGCGAATTTGCTACCAACTGTTTAATGGCTCGACGCTTGGCCGAACGGGGTGTTCGCTTTGTGCAGGTTTATCACGCCGGTTGGGACCATCACAGTAATGTCGAAGGTGGTATTCGCAGTCAGGCCAAGCAAACCGATCAGGCCTGTGCGGCTTTAGTCGAGGACCTTCGTCGCCGTGGTATGCTTGACGATACGCTGATTGTGTGGGGGGGCGAGTTTGGCCGCACGCCGATGGTCGAAGCAAGTGCCGCACTCGGCCGAAGTAAGGGACGCGATCATCATCCTCAGGCTTTTTCCATGTGGATGGCCGGAGGGGGGATCAAGCCTGGGCTATCGTTCGGCAAGACAGACGAACTGGGGTTTAATGTTGTCGAGAACAAAGTGCACGTGCATGACGTTCAAGCTACCATCCTCAAATGCCTAGGCATCGATCACTCTAAACTTACGTTCCGTCACCGCGGGTTGAATTTTAAGCTGACCGGCGTGGAAGAGCATCACCCGATCGAAGAACTTCTGGTGTGA
- a CDS encoding PSD1 and planctomycete cytochrome C domain-containing protein has product MPFLRFLICFATSIAAASIGSRPALAENSIDFNRDIRPIFAARCFACHGPDESHREADLRLDERDAAVDYGAIVPGTPDESLLLERIMTDDPDLQMPPPHTNDTLTTEQKAKFRQWIEEGAPYAEHWAFVPPEKPPLPEVANPSWPSGGIDRFVLARLEKAGLTPSPEADRYALVRRVYLDLIGLPPTPAEADAFVNDQDPQAYEKLVDRLLTSSHYGERWAREWLDLARYSDTNGYEKDRQRSIWPYRDWVIRAINEDMPFDQFTIQQIAGDMLPDATQSQKIATGFHRNTMLNEEGGIDPLEYRFYAMVDRVATTGTVWLGLTVGCAQCHTHKYDPITHTDYYSFMAMLNNADEPDLRIHASDVAQRRQEIAAQIEKLSAELASQFPPAEGEGEQEERRQANLQAKRSSWLASARQEAAPWQTLRATKSESSLPKLESLPDHSILSSGDITKRDVFTVTYSLDANQLPLTAIRLEVMADPRLPDGGPGRAYYEGREGDFFLSELSASFAGQPIKLDGASHSYGKIGIGSGSGNADAANVLDGNGSTGWSTAEREGESHQLVVNLVEPITTAGELKIELLFERHFAASVGRFRVSATAVDRPVSAKEMPVEVEALLVKPPEELSPQQQKQIDQYYLSVTPELAEARKPIEALRSKLPEFPKTLVMQERPADNPRKTFLHHRGEYLSPKELVTPRVPKFLRDDSFEGPTNRLELAQWLVSEENPLTARVVVNRSWQTLFGRGLAESSGDFGTQSDPPTHPKLLDYLACSLMESGWSMKSLHRQIVLSATYRQTADVSAEHRVNDPANRLLSRGPRFRVDAEIVRDMMLAASGKFSDKMYGPGVFPPQPESVTALAYGSFQWKPSTGNDRYRRSIYTFSKRTTPFAAFSVFDAPSGEVCTAKRDRSNTPLQALTLLNDAMYVELAQALAFASQHNASTPEEIAENIFRRLLTRPPEEDELKAIFAYRNQQLSRLLSGELDVQAIGSQKSNSPEQAAWAMVARSLMNLDEAVTKP; this is encoded by the coding sequence ATGCCGTTTCTTCGCTTCCTCATCTGTTTTGCTACTTCGATCGCGGCTGCAAGTATCGGATCGCGGCCAGCTCTTGCCGAGAATTCGATTGATTTCAACCGCGACATTCGCCCTATCTTCGCCGCAAGATGCTTTGCGTGCCATGGCCCGGATGAGTCGCATCGCGAGGCCGATCTGCGGTTGGACGAGCGCGATGCGGCCGTTGACTATGGCGCGATCGTGCCAGGCACGCCGGACGAGAGCCTATTGCTCGAGCGGATCATGACGGACGATCCGGACTTGCAGATGCCTCCTCCGCACACCAACGACACCCTGACGACCGAGCAGAAAGCAAAGTTTCGCCAGTGGATTGAAGAGGGCGCCCCTTATGCCGAGCACTGGGCATTCGTGCCGCCTGAGAAGCCACCTTTGCCGGAAGTTGCAAACCCAAGCTGGCCAAGCGGCGGGATTGATCGATTCGTGCTTGCCCGCCTCGAAAAAGCAGGGCTGACGCCATCGCCCGAAGCAGATCGCTACGCGCTGGTTCGTCGTGTCTATCTAGACCTGATTGGTTTGCCGCCCACGCCGGCCGAGGCGGATGCTTTCGTGAACGATCAGGATCCTCAGGCATACGAGAAACTAGTCGATCGCTTGCTCACCTCGTCGCATTACGGCGAACGTTGGGCTCGCGAGTGGTTGGATCTGGCACGTTACTCCGATACCAACGGTTACGAGAAAGATCGTCAACGTTCGATCTGGCCATATCGTGACTGGGTCATTCGTGCGATTAACGAGGACATGCCGTTCGATCAATTCACAATCCAGCAGATCGCCGGCGATATGCTGCCGGACGCGACTCAAAGTCAAAAGATCGCTACCGGTTTTCATCGCAATACCATGCTAAACGAAGAAGGGGGGATCGACCCGCTAGAGTATCGTTTCTACGCAATGGTGGACCGCGTAGCCACGACTGGGACCGTTTGGCTCGGGCTGACGGTAGGATGTGCGCAGTGCCATACGCACAAATACGATCCGATCACGCATACGGACTATTACTCGTTTATGGCGATGTTGAATAACGCGGACGAGCCTGACTTGCGAATCCATGCTTCTGATGTTGCCCAGCGTCGTCAAGAGATCGCCGCGCAGATCGAGAAGTTGTCAGCGGAACTTGCCAGCCAGTTTCCGCCAGCTGAAGGGGAGGGCGAACAGGAAGAGCGTCGTCAAGCGAACCTGCAGGCAAAACGCTCCTCTTGGTTGGCATCGGCACGACAAGAGGCGGCCCCGTGGCAGACGCTTCGAGCGACTAAGTCTGAAAGCAGTTTGCCGAAGCTCGAGTCACTTCCAGATCACTCGATTCTATCCAGTGGCGATATTACTAAACGCGATGTGTTTACCGTGACGTACTCACTCGACGCGAACCAGTTACCGCTAACGGCAATTCGGCTAGAGGTCATGGCAGACCCTCGCTTACCGGACGGCGGCCCCGGCCGCGCTTACTACGAAGGCCGAGAAGGGGACTTCTTTCTCAGCGAGCTTTCGGCCAGTTTCGCTGGTCAGCCGATCAAGCTGGATGGTGCTTCGCATAGCTATGGGAAGATCGGCATCGGCAGCGGCAGCGGCAATGCCGATGCAGCCAACGTACTTGATGGAAACGGTTCGACTGGCTGGTCGACCGCCGAGAGGGAAGGGGAGTCGCATCAGTTGGTTGTTAACTTGGTGGAGCCCATTACAACGGCAGGCGAGCTTAAGATCGAACTGCTATTTGAGCGGCACTTCGCTGCTAGTGTCGGTCGATTCCGTGTCTCAGCGACTGCGGTGGACCGGCCGGTATCTGCTAAGGAAATGCCCGTCGAAGTAGAAGCGTTGCTCGTAAAACCACCTGAAGAACTCTCGCCGCAGCAACAAAAGCAAATCGATCAATACTATCTGTCGGTCACCCCGGAACTGGCCGAGGCTCGCAAACCGATCGAAGCATTGCGGAGCAAACTGCCTGAGTTCCCGAAGACCCTTGTCATGCAAGAGCGTCCTGCCGATAACCCACGGAAAACGTTTCTGCATCACCGCGGCGAGTACTTGAGCCCGAAAGAGTTGGTCACGCCGCGCGTGCCAAAGTTTCTTCGTGATGACTCGTTCGAGGGGCCTACCAATCGGTTGGAACTGGCACAGTGGTTGGTCAGCGAAGAGAATCCGTTGACTGCCCGAGTTGTCGTCAACCGATCCTGGCAGACGCTGTTTGGTCGCGGTCTGGCAGAAAGTAGCGGAGACTTCGGCACGCAGTCCGATCCACCGACACATCCGAAGCTGCTCGACTATCTGGCCTGCTCGTTGATGGAAAGCGGCTGGTCGATGAAATCGCTCCATCGTCAGATTGTCCTTAGTGCTACCTATCGGCAGACGGCCGACGTTTCTGCGGAGCATCGCGTAAACGACCCTGCGAATCGGCTGCTCTCGCGAGGTCCAAGGTTTCGAGTCGATGCGGAAATAGTCCGAGACATGATGCTTGCTGCCAGTGGCAAGTTTTCGGACAAGATGTACGGCCCTGGTGTATTTCCGCCGCAGCCAGAGAGTGTGACCGCGCTCGCCTATGGCAGTTTTCAGTGGAAACCGTCGACAGGTAACGATCGATATCGTCGCTCGATTTATACGTTTAGCAAACGGACAACTCCATTCGCGGCGTTCTCCGTTTTCGATGCTCCCAGTGGTGAGGTTTGTACGGCTAAACGAGATCGCAGCAATACGCCGCTTCAAGCGCTTACGCTGTTGAACGATGCGATGTACGTCGAGTTGGCTCAAGCATTGGCATTTGCATCGCAGCACAACGCTTCCACACCAGAAGAAATCGCTGAGAACATCTTCCGGCGATTGCTGACACGGCCTCCCGAAGAAGACGAATTGAAAGCGATCTTTGCGTATCGAAATCAACAGCTCAGTCGTCTTCTGAGCGGAGAACTAGACGTTCAGGCTATCGGCTCGCAGAAATCGAACTCGCCGGAACAAGCGGCTTGGGCCATGGTGGCTCGCTCGCTGATGAACTTGGATGAAGCCGTTACCAAACCGTAA
- a CDS encoding ATP-grasp domain-containing protein, with amino-acid sequence MSNKDPNKGYIALLGWSLGAIEAAENFDRRYIVVAPDWAEDYAKEHNIPYIPWNFERLNERSIEIAERLKEEGVDVAIPLYEETVEWAGAINSMLFDNPRLHGQAVLFRDKALMKRRAQLGGIRVGIFEEAHDRDDVIRFIRRVNQTLLKLDGDVDDPIHLKAFDKAGCLGHRVVRTPEDVERIPEDEFPVLMESHLDGWEFAVEAWIHDGKICFLNISEYVHLGYSVFVPATPELEKWRPRIVEEVEKLIKTFDIKFGQIHPEYFVTSDGTLYFGEVAYRPPGFKAFELIERAYGFNAYQASILVFDPKTTTEEIKAFFPKEVEDAKGHAGCFGVYPRRRVISNLQIPDETKDHEYFEYHELPSPLEGKVTKRTAFGTHWGLVFFFGDDPYKLRDLLLAQEELDYYV; translated from the coding sequence ATGAGCAACAAGGATCCCAATAAAGGTTATATCGCACTTCTCGGGTGGTCCCTGGGCGCGATCGAAGCCGCAGAAAACTTTGATCGTCGCTACATCGTCGTCGCTCCAGATTGGGCCGAGGACTACGCCAAAGAGCACAATATTCCGTACATCCCCTGGAATTTCGAACGCCTCAACGAACGCTCGATCGAAATTGCTGAACGGCTGAAAGAGGAGGGGGTCGACGTTGCGATTCCGCTTTACGAAGAGACAGTCGAGTGGGCCGGAGCCATCAACTCGATGTTGTTTGACAATCCCAGGCTGCATGGTCAGGCTGTTCTCTTCCGAGATAAAGCATTGATGAAACGCCGAGCACAGTTGGGTGGCATTCGTGTTGGAATCTTTGAAGAAGCACACGACCGAGACGATGTTATCCGTTTCATCCGCCGAGTGAACCAAACACTCTTGAAGCTAGATGGTGACGTAGACGATCCGATTCACTTGAAAGCATTCGACAAGGCAGGCTGTCTGGGGCATCGCGTCGTCCGTACGCCGGAAGATGTCGAGCGTATTCCTGAAGATGAGTTCCCTGTCTTGATGGAAAGCCATCTCGATGGTTGGGAGTTCGCCGTCGAGGCTTGGATTCACGACGGTAAAATTTGCTTTCTCAATATCTCGGAATACGTGCATCTGGGCTATTCCGTCTTCGTTCCGGCCACGCCGGAACTGGAGAAATGGCGGCCCCGAATCGTAGAAGAAGTTGAAAAGCTGATCAAAACTTTCGACATTAAATTCGGTCAGATTCACCCTGAGTATTTTGTCACAAGCGATGGGACACTTTACTTTGGTGAGGTTGCTTACCGCCCACCAGGCTTCAAGGCATTCGAGTTGATTGAAAGAGCGTATGGCTTTAACGCCTATCAAGCCTCGATACTCGTCTTCGATCCGAAGACGACCACGGAAGAAATCAAAGCGTTTTTCCCAAAAGAAGTGGAAGATGCCAAGGGGCACGCTGGCTGCTTCGGCGTGTACCCACGACGCCGGGTCATTAGCAATTTGCAGATCCCCGACGAGACGAAGGATCACGAGTACTTCGAGTACCACGAATTACCTTCGCCGCTGGAAGGCAAAGTCACCAAACGGACGGCCTTCGGGACGCACTGGGGCTTGGTGTTTTTCTTTGGAGACGATCCCTACAAGTTGCGCGACTTACTGCTGGCTCAGGAAGAACTGGATTACTACGTCTAG
- a CDS encoding ABC transporter permease, protein MNVRSIIWHELKSRPAGVAFNSLTIFLGVAALVAIRHVTVHSEEAVSKQLTNLGANILVLPKEATLQDYYAADQNGGTLPEEYVAEIFLAGLSGVEQVSPRLNVSTELDGHSVAVTGILPQSEVETLATWQATTMFMNPTATGCCTKANVATTNDLEAPEALVKHRAIQNLDKNALVLGADISQKLNCRVNDRLKLQDENFTVIGVLPVTGTVDDGRVFAHLHSVQRIWKKDATCNAIEIVGCCEDAAGSLVPQLRELLPEAKVVTISQVVETQVGVNALMAKTSWIVLAVMIVVGGAGLAGAIASNVRERRREIGTLMALGATPGTIQKLFLGKAFILGLAAGSVGCLTGVVAAIIAGPAWAGVSITPLIGTSLLAVLVATLVAIVAAWWPARGAAHLDPCICFREV, encoded by the coding sequence ATGAACGTTCGTTCCATCATCTGGCACGAGTTGAAGTCGCGCCCGGCAGGGGTGGCCTTCAACAGCCTGACGATCTTTCTAGGAGTCGCTGCTTTAGTGGCGATTCGGCATGTCACGGTTCACTCGGAAGAAGCCGTGTCGAAGCAACTAACTAACCTGGGAGCCAACATCTTGGTGCTTCCCAAGGAGGCTACGCTCCAAGACTATTATGCCGCCGATCAAAACGGCGGTACGTTGCCGGAAGAGTACGTCGCTGAAATCTTCCTCGCCGGATTGTCCGGTGTCGAACAGGTTTCCCCACGTTTGAACGTCTCGACGGAACTCGACGGTCACTCGGTCGCGGTCACGGGAATTCTGCCTCAGTCGGAAGTCGAGACGCTTGCCACATGGCAAGCAACGACGATGTTCATGAACCCAACGGCAACCGGCTGCTGCACCAAGGCCAACGTCGCCACGACCAACGACTTGGAAGCTCCGGAGGCATTGGTTAAGCATCGGGCAATTCAGAATCTCGATAAGAATGCGCTGGTACTGGGAGCCGACATCTCCCAGAAATTGAACTGCCGGGTCAATGATCGGCTGAAACTCCAAGACGAGAACTTTACCGTCATCGGAGTTCTACCGGTCACTGGTACCGTGGACGATGGTCGTGTGTTTGCGCACCTGCATTCGGTTCAACGTATCTGGAAGAAAGATGCGACCTGCAATGCCATTGAAATTGTCGGCTGTTGTGAAGACGCCGCCGGCAGCCTGGTACCACAGCTTCGCGAACTGCTTCCGGAAGCCAAGGTCGTGACGATCTCGCAGGTGGTCGAAACTCAGGTTGGCGTCAACGCGCTAATGGCAAAGACCTCGTGGATCGTGCTGGCCGTGATGATCGTCGTCGGTGGCGCCGGTTTGGCCGGGGCGATCGCGTCGAACGTGCGGGAGCGCCGACGCGAGATTGGTACCTTGATGGCCCTGGGAGCAACGCCTGGCACCATCCAAAAACTGTTCCTCGGCAAGGCATTTATCTTAGGGCTCGCTGCCGGCAGCGTCGGCTGCCTGACCGGCGTCGTAGCGGCCATCATTGCGGGCCCGGCCTGGGCAGGCGTGTCGATCACCCCGCTCATTGGCACGTCGCTGCTTGCCGTTCTCGTTGCCACGCTGGTCGCGATTGTCGCCGCGTGGTGGCCTGCTCGCGGAGCGGCCCATCTTGATCCATGTATTTGTTTCCGGGAGGTTTAA
- a CDS encoding ABC transporter ATP-binding protein has product MIQLEAIRKDYSRRGQALTAFQCESQQIDDGEYIAIVGPSGSGKTTLLSMLGGMLTPSTGRVLVDGVSLYEHSVAERSAIRGKKMGFVFQSFNLIPYLSALQNVQIPLSFSTVSADEQQQRATQMLTHLGLEERLHHKPSELSVGQQQRVALARTLVNDPQIILADEPTGNLDPTSREVVLQTFDQCHQQGRTLIVVTHDPSVASRATRRLTLIDGTLVDGDEVNSAASPQMTAA; this is encoded by the coding sequence ATGATTCAACTAGAAGCGATCCGCAAGGATTACAGTCGACGCGGCCAAGCATTGACCGCGTTTCAGTGTGAATCTCAGCAAATCGATGACGGCGAGTACATCGCCATCGTCGGCCCGAGTGGAAGCGGTAAGACGACCCTGCTTTCGATGCTCGGAGGGATGCTCACACCCTCGACCGGTCGCGTACTTGTCGACGGTGTCTCCCTTTACGAACATTCAGTCGCCGAGCGCTCGGCCATTCGCGGAAAGAAGATGGGCTTTGTGTTTCAAAGCTTCAATCTAATCCCGTACCTTTCAGCGCTGCAGAATGTTCAGATTCCACTCAGTTTTTCGACGGTTTCAGCAGACGAGCAACAGCAACGTGCCACGCAGATGCTCACGCACCTAGGCTTGGAAGAGCGTCTACATCATAAGCCGTCCGAACTAAGCGTCGGGCAACAGCAACGTGTGGCCCTGGCACGTACGTTGGTTAACGATCCCCAGATCATTTTGGCCGACGAGCCCACCGGCAACCTCGACCCAACAAGCCGAGAGGTTGTTCTGCAGACCTTCGACCAGTGCCACCAGCAAGGCAGAACCTTGATCGTGGTCACCCACGACCCCAGCGTCGCTAGCCGAGCAACGCGACGGTTGACGTTGATTGATGGGACGCTGGTTGATGGGGACGAAGTCAATTCGGCAGCGTCACCGCAAATGACGGCGGCCTGA